One genomic segment of Streptomyces sp. TLI_146 includes these proteins:
- a CDS encoding DUF3180 domain-containing protein, with protein sequence MKQLRLGVLAGLFAVAGVLSWAGARLWDSLGTLPSVPLAAPIVLAVIAVILLATALSIRSRLRAQRERRPGAKGVEPLMAARAVVFGQSSALVAALVSGMYGGTGVFLLDSLDIPARRDQAIYAGFSVVAGIAVVAAAFFLERVCKLPDDEDEGTATAE encoded by the coding sequence GTGAAACAACTGAGGCTGGGCGTACTGGCGGGACTCTTCGCCGTCGCCGGAGTGCTCTCCTGGGCCGGGGCCCGGCTGTGGGACTCCCTGGGCACCCTGCCGAGCGTCCCGCTGGCCGCGCCGATCGTGCTGGCCGTGATCGCGGTCATCCTCCTCGCCACGGCCCTGTCCATCCGCTCCCGCCTGCGCGCCCAGCGCGAGCGCCGCCCCGGCGCGAAGGGCGTGGAGCCCCTGATGGCCGCCCGCGCCGTGGTCTTCGGCCAGTCCAGCGCCCTGGTGGCCGCCCTGGTCTCGGGGATGTACGGGGGAACGGGCGTCTTCCTCCTCGACTCCCTGGACATCCCGGCCCGCCGCGACCAGGCGATCTACGCGGGCTTCTCGGTGGTGGCCGGCATCGCGGTGGTGGCGGCGGCGTTCTTCCTGGAACGGGTCTGCAAGCTCCCGGACGACGAGGACGAGGGCACGGCGACGGCGGAGTGA
- the folK gene encoding 2-amino-4-hydroxy-6-hydroxymethyldihydropteridine diphosphokinase: MTVFSHESPQSDPTVQPVPASVVEQVDAADVTLSNPKRAVISLGSNLGNRLETLQGAIDALEDTPGLRVKAVSPVYETEPWGVAPGSQPSYFNAVVVVKTTLPPTSLLERGQAIEEAFDRVREERWGPRTIDVDIVAYADLIVDDPVLTLPHPRAHERAFVLAPWHDVDPQAQLPGRGPVAALLDAIGREGVLPRPDLELRLPE, translated from the coding sequence ATGACTGTGTTCTCCCACGAGAGCCCGCAGAGCGACCCGACCGTGCAGCCGGTGCCCGCCTCCGTGGTCGAGCAGGTGGACGCGGCCGACGTCACCCTCTCCAACCCGAAGCGCGCCGTGATCTCCCTCGGCTCCAACCTCGGCAACCGCCTGGAGACGCTCCAGGGCGCGATCGACGCCCTGGAGGACACGCCGGGCCTGCGGGTCAAAGCGGTCTCCCCGGTGTACGAGACGGAGCCCTGGGGTGTCGCCCCCGGCTCCCAGCCCTCGTACTTCAACGCGGTGGTCGTCGTGAAGACGACCCTCCCGCCGACGTCCCTCCTTGAGCGGGGCCAGGCCATCGAAGAGGCCTTCGACCGGGTCCGCGAGGAGCGCTGGGGCCCGCGCACGATCGACGTCGACATCGTTGCCTACGCCGATCTCATCGTGGACGACCCGGTCCTGACGCTGCCCCACCCGCGCGCCCACGAGCGGGCGTTCGTCCTCGCCCCCTGGCACGACGTGGACCCGCAGGCCCAGCTGCCCGGCCGCGGCCCGGTCGCCGCGCTGCTCGACGCGATCGGCCGCGAAGGTGTGCTGCCGCGCCCCGACCTGGAACTCCGCCTGCCCGAGTAG
- the folB gene encoding dihydroneopterin aldolase — protein sequence MDRVALRGLKARGHHGVFPREREEGQTFIVDLVLGLDTRPAAADDDLAKTVHYGVVAEEVVDVVQGEPVDLIETLAERIAQQCLKHAGVQQVEVCVHKPDAPITVPFDDVTITITRSRV from the coding sequence GTGGATCGTGTCGCGCTGCGCGGCCTCAAGGCCCGCGGGCACCATGGCGTCTTCCCCCGGGAGCGCGAAGAGGGCCAGACCTTCATCGTCGACCTGGTGCTCGGCCTCGACACCCGCCCCGCGGCGGCCGACGACGACCTGGCGAAGACCGTGCACTACGGAGTGGTGGCCGAGGAAGTCGTGGACGTCGTCCAAGGCGAGCCGGTCGACCTGATCGAGACGCTGGCCGAGCGCATCGCCCAGCAGTGCCTGAAGCACGCGGGGGTCCAGCAGGTGGAGGTGTGCGTCCACAAGCCGGACGCGCCGATCACCGTCCCCTTCGACGACGTGACCATCACCATCACCCGGAGCCGAGTATGA
- a CDS encoding nuclear transport factor 2 family protein, producing the protein MTARTDVEAVELANTAFYETLERGDFDELSELWLSATDAGDTSISCVHPGWPVLSGRGEVLRSYALIMANTEYIQFFLTDVKVVVLTDTALVTCTENILSGGPAQESGELGPLVGQLVVATNVFRRTPEGWKLWSHHGSPVLAETGDDEGSEG; encoded by the coding sequence GTGACGGCCCGCACCGACGTCGAGGCCGTCGAGCTGGCCAACACCGCGTTCTACGAGACGCTGGAGCGCGGCGACTTCGACGAGCTCTCCGAGCTCTGGCTGAGCGCCACCGACGCCGGCGACACCTCGATCTCCTGCGTCCACCCCGGCTGGCCGGTCCTCTCCGGCCGCGGCGAGGTGCTCCGCTCGTACGCGCTGATCATGGCGAACACGGAGTACATCCAGTTCTTCCTCACCGACGTGAAGGTCGTCGTCCTCACCGACACCGCCCTGGTCACCTGCACCGAGAACATCCTCAGCGGCGGCCCCGCCCAGGAGAGCGGCGAGCTCGGCCCGCTGGTGGGACAGCTCGTGGTCGCCACCAATGTGTTCCGCCGCACACCCGAGGGCTGGAAGCTCTGGTCCCACCACGGCTCCCCCGTCCTGGCCGAAACAGGCGACGACGAGGGTTCCGAGGGCTGA
- the folP gene encoding dihydropteroate synthase — protein MSTLRRRGTVTGLPEWDRCAVMGVVNVTPDSFSDGGRWFDTAAAVKHGLDLVAEGADLVDVGGESTRPGASRVDEDEELRRVVPVVRGLASEGVTVSVDTMRASVAEQAVAAGALLVNDVSGGLADPRMIPVVAATEAPFVVMHWRGFSQDMNSRAVYADVVGEVVAELHARVEAVVAGGIAPERIVIDPGLGFAKQAEHDLALVAHLAELGALGRPLLVAASRKRFLGHVLAGDGSGPPPARERDAATAAVSAIAAHEGAWAVRVHEVRATADAVRVARAVEGAAGGPARPGEGTA, from the coding sequence ATGAGTACGTTGCGCCGACGGGGCACGGTGACCGGACTGCCCGAGTGGGACCGCTGTGCGGTCATGGGCGTGGTCAACGTCACGCCCGACTCCTTCTCCGACGGCGGCCGCTGGTTCGACACCGCCGCCGCCGTCAAGCACGGCCTCGACCTCGTCGCCGAGGGCGCCGACCTGGTGGACGTCGGCGGCGAGTCCACCCGCCCCGGCGCCTCCCGCGTCGACGAGGACGAGGAGCTGCGCCGCGTCGTCCCCGTGGTGCGGGGCCTCGCCTCCGAAGGCGTCACCGTCTCCGTCGACACCATGCGCGCCTCCGTCGCCGAACAGGCCGTCGCGGCGGGCGCGTTGCTGGTCAACGACGTCAGCGGCGGCCTCGCCGACCCCCGCATGATCCCCGTGGTGGCCGCCACCGAGGCCCCCTTCGTCGTCATGCACTGGCGCGGCTTCAGCCAGGACATGAACAGCCGCGCGGTGTACGCGGACGTGGTCGGCGAAGTCGTCGCCGAGCTCCACGCGCGCGTGGAGGCCGTCGTCGCCGGCGGCATCGCCCCCGAGCGCATCGTCATCGACCCCGGCCTGGGCTTCGCCAAGCAGGCCGAACACGACCTCGCGCTCGTCGCCCACCTGGCCGAGCTGGGCGCCCTGGGCCGCCCCCTGCTCGTCGCCGCCTCCCGCAAGCGGTTCCTGGGCCACGTCCTCGCCGGGGACGGCTCCGGCCCGCCCCCCGCCCGCGAACGGGACGCCGCCACGGCCGCCGTCTCCGCCATCGCCGCCCACGAGGGCGCCTGGGCGGTCCGGGTCCACGAGGTCCGCGCGACCGCCGACGCCGTACGCGTCGCGCGCGCGGTCGAAGGCGCGGCGGGCGGCCCGGCCCGGCCCGGCGAGGGGACCGCGTGA
- a CDS encoding MarR family winged helix-turn-helix transcriptional regulator, which translates to MSGTSRPAAVTDAVTNDALMDALWDSLADYYGDFTAAAAEAGLTASQAKALTVLRRGPAAMRSLATTLHCDASNITGIVDRLETRGLVRREPSPTDRRVKNVLLTDDGVRTVESIRAGMHGTHSALDALADADRGALHELLRRLFAGPAARPGPGPRALG; encoded by the coding sequence ATGTCTGGAACCAGCCGCCCGGCCGCCGTGACCGACGCCGTCACGAACGACGCGCTCATGGACGCCCTCTGGGACTCCCTGGCGGACTACTACGGCGACTTCACCGCGGCCGCCGCCGAGGCCGGCCTCACCGCCAGCCAGGCCAAGGCCCTCACCGTGCTGCGCCGGGGCCCCGCCGCGATGCGCTCGCTCGCCACCACGCTCCACTGCGACGCCTCCAACATCACCGGCATCGTGGACCGCCTCGAAACCCGGGGCCTGGTCCGCCGCGAGCCCAGCCCCACCGACCGCCGCGTGAAGAACGTCCTGCTCACCGACGACGGCGTCCGCACCGTCGAATCGATCCGCGCGGGCATGCACGGCACCCACAGCGCCCTGGACGCCCTGGCGGACGCCGACCGCGGCGCCCTCCACGAACTTCTGCGCCGCCTGTTCGCCGGCCCCGCCGCCCGCCCGGGCCCCGGCCCGCGGGCCCTCGGCTGA
- a CDS encoding MFS transporter, which yields MTPTHHVAPTRPTGGPALVLVLGLAAMVVSMMQTLVVPILGIIQNDLGTSTANVSWVTTATLLSAAVFTPLLGRFGDMHGKKPTLIGVLVLMVAGSVLAATTSSLLWLIVGRVMQGAATAIFPLALSVLREEIRPEKLHGAMALVSGTLAFGSGLALVGAGLLTQGDNPDYHRVFWLAAVLAVVALVGVVVGVPASRHKPGGRTDWFGAATLAAVLVLLLLPISQGHEWGWTSVRTLGLFVASVVMAAVWVLVERKVKAPMVDMKMFAHRPVLFTNLAGLLLGFAMFSQFIGVSYLVQMPEKVTGYGFTASVLRASVEYLLPTTIMSLLAAQIGGMLVRRIGARFTLTAGAAFGVIGFAWLTGAHDSSASVILAGMVIGVAISFGYAAMPALIVASVPHHQTGIANGINSISRSVGSAIASAVITSLLASKTIEHLPAGVPPLPQESQFTLSFALAGGAFLLVVLVALVGLHSDRRAAEPEQPGQPEAAVDKAEESVSA from the coding sequence GTGACTCCCACACATCACGTGGCGCCCACGCGCCCCACCGGCGGCCCCGCGCTCGTCCTGGTCCTCGGGCTGGCCGCCATGGTCGTCTCGATGATGCAGACCCTGGTCGTGCCGATCCTCGGCATCATCCAGAACGACCTCGGCACCTCCACCGCCAACGTCAGCTGGGTCACCACCGCGACCCTCCTCTCCGCCGCCGTCTTCACCCCGCTGCTCGGCCGCTTCGGCGACATGCACGGCAAGAAGCCCACGCTCATAGGCGTCCTGGTGCTGATGGTCGCGGGCTCGGTCCTCGCGGCCACCACCAGCTCGCTGCTCTGGCTGATCGTCGGCCGGGTCATGCAGGGCGCCGCCACCGCGATCTTCCCGCTGGCCCTCTCGGTGCTGCGCGAGGAGATCCGCCCGGAGAAGCTGCACGGCGCGATGGCGCTGGTCAGCGGCACCCTGGCGTTCGGCAGCGGCCTCGCCCTGGTGGGCGCGGGCCTGCTGACCCAGGGCGACAACCCCGACTACCACCGCGTCTTCTGGCTGGCCGCCGTGCTCGCCGTCGTCGCCCTGGTCGGCGTCGTCGTGGGCGTCCCGGCCTCGCGCCACAAGCCCGGCGGGCGCACCGACTGGTTCGGCGCCGCGACGCTGGCCGCCGTCCTGGTCCTTCTGCTGCTGCCGATCTCGCAGGGCCACGAGTGGGGCTGGACCTCGGTCCGCACCCTCGGCCTGTTCGTCGCCTCCGTCGTCATGGCCGCGGTCTGGGTCCTGGTCGAGCGCAAGGTCAAGGCGCCCATGGTGGACATGAAGATGTTCGCCCACCGCCCGGTGCTCTTCACCAACCTGGCCGGTCTGCTGCTCGGCTTCGCGATGTTCTCGCAGTTCATCGGCGTCTCGTACCTGGTACAGATGCCGGAGAAGGTCACCGGTTACGGCTTCACCGCGTCGGTGCTGCGCGCCTCCGTCGAGTACCTGCTGCCCACCACGATCATGTCGCTCCTCGCGGCCCAGATCGGCGGCATGCTGGTCCGCCGCATCGGCGCCCGCTTCACGCTGACGGCCGGTGCCGCGTTCGGTGTCATCGGCTTCGCCTGGCTGACCGGCGCGCACGACTCCAGCGCCTCGGTGATCCTGGCCGGCATGGTGATCGGTGTCGCCATCAGCTTCGGTTACGCGGCGATGCCCGCGCTGATCGTGGCGAGCGTCCCGCACCACCAGACGGGTATCGCCAACGGGATCAACTCGATCTCGCGGTCGGTCGGCAGCGCGATCGCCAGTGCGGTGATCACGTCGCTGCTCGCGTCCAAGACGATCGAGCACCTGCCCGCGGGGGTGCCGCCGCTGCCGCAGGAGAGCCAGTTCACGCTGAGCTTCGCGCTTGCGGGGGGTGCGTTCCTGCTGGTCGTTCTGGTTGCTCTGGTCGGGCTGCACTCCGACCGGCGGGCGGCCGAGCCGGAGCAGCCGGGGCAGCCGGAGGCTGCTGTGGACAAGGCTGAGGAGAGCGTCTCCGCGTGA
- a CDS encoding phosphatidylglycerol lysyltransferase domain-containing protein: MSVRIDGDKKGSVPAGARKVLRGPRPETVPSLVGTAATFVGLLNIAAGIFPRFRASRMHAVTEVLPGTTGPFAAALALSTGVLLLLLAHGLKRRKRRAWRAAVALLPIGAVAQFLYRHSVVGVLISIALLVLLVRHRSEFTALPDPRSRWKALANFILLGSGSLGLGLVIVSVHPGRVVGNPSIADRIQHVMYGLFGFEGPVEYAGDTSWTVAYSLGALGLLTAITTIYLAFRPEHPAARLTEDDERQLRDLLAKHGARDSLGHFALRRDKAVVFSPSGKAAVTYRVVSGVMLASGDPIGDVEAWPGAIERFMDEAKAHSWTPAVVGCSETGGEVWTRETGLDALELGDEAVVDAADFSLSGRAMRNVRQMVKRIERNGYETRVRRVRDLSVGELERIQRAAEAWRGTDTERGFSMALGRIGDPGDGDCVIATAHKADDDGSGEPGPYGDLKAMIHFVPWGTDGMSLELMRRDRSADPGMNELLIVAALQAAPKIGIEHVSLNFAMFRSALARGEKIGAGPVLRLWRGLLVFLSRWFQIESLYKFNAKFQPRWEPRFMVYRAHGDLPRIGFAVMQAEGFVNVALPRPFTRFSRSHRQRPCAHLKAPEGERAVRAA, encoded by the coding sequence ATGTCTGTCAGGATAGATGGGGACAAAAAGGGTTCGGTTCCGGCCGGGGCGCGCAAAGTCCTCCGGGGACCGCGCCCCGAGACGGTACCTTCACTGGTCGGCACGGCCGCGACGTTCGTCGGCCTGCTCAACATCGCCGCCGGCATCTTCCCGCGCTTCCGCGCCAGCCGGATGCACGCCGTCACCGAGGTCCTGCCGGGTACGACGGGCCCCTTCGCGGCGGCCCTCGCCCTCAGCACCGGCGTCCTGCTGCTGCTCCTGGCGCACGGCCTGAAGCGGCGCAAGCGGCGGGCCTGGCGGGCCGCGGTCGCCCTGCTGCCGATCGGCGCGGTGGCCCAGTTCCTCTACCGGCACTCGGTCGTCGGCGTACTGATCTCGATCGCCCTGCTGGTGCTGCTGGTCAGGCACCGCAGCGAGTTCACCGCGCTGCCCGACCCGCGCAGCCGCTGGAAGGCGCTGGCCAACTTCATCCTGCTCGGCTCCGGTTCGCTGGGCCTGGGCCTGGTGATCGTCTCGGTCCACCCGGGCCGGGTCGTCGGCAACCCGTCGATCGCCGACCGCATCCAGCACGTGATGTACGGCCTGTTCGGCTTCGAGGGCCCCGTCGAGTACGCGGGCGACACCAGCTGGACCGTCGCCTATTCGCTGGGCGCGCTCGGCCTGCTGACCGCGATCACCACCATCTACCTGGCCTTCCGCCCGGAGCACCCGGCGGCCCGGCTCACCGAGGACGACGAGCGCCAGCTGCGCGACCTGCTCGCCAAGCACGGCGCCCGCGACTCGCTCGGCCACTTCGCGCTCCGCCGCGACAAGGCGGTCGTCTTCTCCCCCAGCGGCAAGGCGGCCGTCACCTACCGCGTGGTCTCCGGTGTGATGCTCGCCTCGGGCGACCCGATCGGCGACGTCGAGGCCTGGCCCGGCGCCATCGAGCGGTTCATGGACGAGGCCAAGGCCCACTCCTGGACCCCGGCCGTGGTCGGCTGCTCGGAGACGGGCGGCGAGGTGTGGACCCGCGAGACCGGGCTCGACGCCCTGGAACTGGGCGACGAGGCGGTGGTGGACGCCGCGGATTTCTCCCTTTCCGGGCGCGCCATGCGGAACGTACGCCAGATGGTCAAGCGCATCGAGCGCAATGGCTACGAAACCCGCGTACGGCGCGTCCGTGATCTCTCCGTAGGTGAGCTGGAACGGATTCAGCGGGCCGCCGAGGCCTGGCGCGGCACCGACACCGAGCGCGGCTTCTCCATGGCGCTGGGGCGGATCGGCGACCCGGGCGACGGCGACTGCGTGATCGCCACCGCCCACAAGGCCGACGACGACGGCTCGGGCGAGCCGGGCCCGTACGGCGACCTCAAGGCAATGATTCACTTCGTCCCCTGGGGAACCGACGGAATGTCGCTGGAGCTGATGCGCCGCGACCGCTCCGCCGACCCGGGTATGAACGAGCTGCTGATCGTCGCCGCCCTCCAGGCGGCGCCCAAGATCGGCATCGAACACGTCTCCCTGAACTTCGCGATGTTCCGCTCGGCCCTCGCGCGCGGCGAGAAGATCGGCGCCGGCCCGGTGCTGCGGCTCTGGCGCGGACTGCTGGTGTTCCTGTCGCGCTGGTTCCAGATTGAGTCGCTGTACAAGTTCAACGCAAAGTTCCAGCCACGCTGGGAGCCGCGCTTCATGGTCTACCGGGCCCACGGCGACCTGCCGCGCATCGGCTTCGCGGTGATGCAGGCGGAGGGCTTCGTCAACGTCGCCCTGCCCCGCCCCTTCACCCGCTTCAGCCGCTCCCACCGCCAGCGCCCGTGCGCCCACCTGAAGGCGCCGGAGGGCGAGAGAGCGGTAAGGGCGGCGTAG
- a CDS encoding esterase family protein produces MGLTSNKVLALAVVLAVVLFALTVWLWPKLAKRSWRAVLGRIGLLLGTQLMLFASVGLAANNSFLFYGSWADLFGQENGMGVVVDHSAGSKDIKVTGKQKPDTPGAGNPAAGGEIQKVVVQGQRSKIASPAYVYLPPEYFQKKYENQKFPAAVVLTGYPGTAENLIKGLRYPKTAWAQVKQKKAQPMILVMMRPTVAPPRDTECVDIPGGPQTETFFAKDLPKAVSQTYRVGTKPQNWGFIGNSTGGYCALKIGIHHPETFGASAGLSAYYKAASDPTTGDLFHGDKAAKNRSNLLWSLDHVAPAKSSFLVTSSKSGEDNLKPTLKFIEKVKSPARVSSITLDSGGHNFNTWRREIPPVLEWISSRLSAN; encoded by the coding sequence ATGGGTCTCACGAGCAACAAGGTTCTGGCGCTCGCCGTCGTTCTGGCGGTAGTGCTGTTCGCGCTCACCGTCTGGCTCTGGCCGAAGCTGGCCAAGCGCAGCTGGCGAGCCGTTCTGGGCCGGATCGGCCTGCTCCTCGGCACTCAGCTGATGCTCTTCGCCTCGGTGGGCCTCGCGGCCAACAACTCCTTCCTCTTCTACGGCTCGTGGGCGGACCTGTTCGGCCAGGAGAACGGCATGGGCGTGGTCGTCGACCACTCCGCCGGAAGCAAGGACATCAAGGTCACGGGGAAGCAGAAGCCCGACACCCCCGGTGCCGGGAACCCCGCGGCGGGGGGTGAGATCCAGAAGGTGGTCGTCCAGGGCCAGCGCTCCAAAATAGCCAGCCCCGCCTACGTCTATCTGCCCCCCGAGTACTTCCAGAAGAAGTACGAGAACCAGAAGTTCCCGGCGGCCGTGGTGCTCACCGGCTACCCGGGCACCGCGGAGAACCTGATCAAAGGGCTGAGGTACCCGAAGACGGCGTGGGCGCAGGTCAAGCAGAAGAAGGCGCAGCCCATGATCCTCGTGATGATGCGCCCGACCGTGGCGCCGCCGCGCGACACCGAGTGCGTGGACATCCCGGGCGGCCCGCAGACCGAGACCTTCTTCGCCAAGGACCTGCCCAAGGCCGTCTCCCAGACCTACCGGGTCGGCACCAAGCCGCAGAACTGGGGCTTCATCGGGAACTCGACCGGCGGCTACTGCGCGCTGAAGATCGGCATCCACCACCCGGAGACCTTCGGCGCCAGCGCCGGCCTCTCGGCGTACTACAAGGCCGCGAGCGACCCGACCACCGGTGATCTCTTCCATGGCGACAAGGCCGCGAAGAATCGTTCCAACCTGCTGTGGTCGCTCGACCACGTGGCCCCGGCCAAGTCCTCGTTCCTGGTCACCAGCTCCAAGTCGGGCGAGGACAACCTCAAGCCGACGCTGAAGTTCATCGAGAAGGTGAAGTCGCCCGCGCGCGTCTCGTCGATCACGCTCGACAGCGGCGGGCACAACTTCAACACCTGGCGGCGGGAGATACCGCCGGTCCTGGAGTGGATCAGCAGCCGCCTCAGCGCGAACTGA
- a CDS encoding ABC transporter ATP-binding protein, translating into MIRFEHVTKRYADGTKAVDDLSFEVAEGELVTLVGPSGCGKTTTMKMVNRLIEPTEGRIFLDGEDISTVDPVQLRRRIGYVIQQVGLFPHKTVLENTATVPHLLGVKRAKARERAAELLDLVGLDPKVHGSRYPEQLSGGQRQRVGVARALAADPPVLLMDEPFGAVDPVVRERLQNEFLKLQSQVRKTVLFVTHDIEEAVRLGDRIAVYGQGRIEQLDAPAAVLGTPATPYVADFVGADRGLKRLSVTPIEEGDLEQPPVVRLDDPLPRDLGAPWAVVLDAAGDLHGWISAEKAAQAGAGTGKATVREHARRMEAWLPLGASLKQAFATMLQHDAGWIAVIDHEGTGRFLGVLTPARLHEALRRSIDADAQAVPRTEVEVESISSR; encoded by the coding sequence ATGATCCGATTCGAGCACGTCACCAAGCGGTACGCCGACGGCACCAAGGCCGTCGACGACCTCTCCTTCGAGGTCGCCGAGGGAGAACTGGTCACGCTCGTCGGGCCGTCCGGCTGCGGCAAGACCACCACGATGAAGATGGTGAACCGGCTGATCGAGCCCACCGAGGGTCGGATATTCCTGGACGGTGAGGACATATCCACCGTCGATCCGGTCCAACTGCGGCGCCGCATCGGCTATGTCATCCAGCAGGTCGGGCTCTTCCCGCACAAGACGGTCCTGGAGAACACCGCGACCGTCCCGCACCTGCTCGGCGTCAAGCGCGCCAAGGCCCGTGAGCGCGCGGCCGAACTGCTCGACCTGGTCGGCCTCGACCCGAAGGTCCACGGGTCGCGCTACCCCGAGCAGCTCTCCGGCGGGCAGCGCCAACGGGTGGGCGTGGCACGGGCGTTGGCGGCCGACCCGCCGGTGCTGCTGATGGACGAGCCGTTCGGCGCGGTGGACCCGGTGGTGCGCGAGCGGCTCCAGAACGAGTTCCTCAAGCTCCAGTCGCAGGTCCGCAAGACGGTGCTGTTCGTCACTCACGACATCGAGGAGGCGGTCCGCCTCGGCGACCGCATCGCGGTGTACGGGCAGGGGCGCATCGAGCAGTTGGACGCCCCGGCGGCCGTCCTCGGCACCCCGGCGACCCCGTACGTCGCGGACTTCGTCGGCGCCGACCGGGGCCTGAAGCGCCTCTCGGTGACCCCCATCGAGGAGGGCGACCTGGAGCAGCCGCCGGTGGTGCGGCTCGACGACCCGCTCCCCCGTGATCTCGGCGCCCCCTGGGCGGTCGTCCTGGACGCCGCCGGGGACCTGCACGGCTGGATCTCCGCCGAGAAGGCCGCGCAGGCCGGCGCGGGGACCGGCAAGGCGACCGTCCGCGAGCACGCCCGCCGGATGGAGGCCTGGCTGCCGCTCGGCGCCTCCCTCAAGCAGGCCTTCGCGACAATGCTCCAGCACGACGCGGGGTGGATCGCGGTCATCGACCACGAGGGGACGGGCCGCTTCCTCGGCGTGCTCACCCCGGCCCGCCTCCATGAGGCGCTGCGCCGCTCGATCGACGCGGACGCCCAGGCCGTCCCCCGTACCGAAGTGGAAGTGGAATCGATCAGTTCGCGCTGA
- a CDS encoding ABC transporter permease has translation MSAQNCLVRNDWICWEYVHSRSQELTDATVQHIWITVVSVLIGLLIAFPLALLARGRKAVAGAVLTLTTVLYTVPSLAMFSLLLPVFGLSASLVVTGLVLYSLTILVRNILAGLEAVPAEVREAARGMGYGRIRLLFEVELPLALPALLAGVRIATVSTVALTTVGSVVGKGGLGNLIGDGVQSTFKAQVLTASVLCVLLALVADLLLLGLQRLLTPWTRIRTTAGAR, from the coding sequence GTGAGCGCGCAGAACTGCCTGGTGCGCAACGACTGGATCTGCTGGGAGTACGTGCACTCCCGCAGCCAGGAACTGACCGACGCCACGGTCCAGCACATCTGGATCACCGTGGTCTCGGTGCTGATCGGGCTGCTGATCGCCTTTCCGCTGGCGCTGCTCGCGCGCGGGCGCAAGGCGGTCGCGGGCGCGGTCCTGACCCTGACGACCGTGCTCTACACGGTGCCGTCGCTGGCGATGTTCTCGCTGCTCCTGCCGGTGTTCGGGCTCTCCGCGTCGCTGGTCGTGACCGGGCTGGTGCTCTATTCGCTGACGATCCTGGTGCGGAACATCCTGGCCGGCCTCGAAGCCGTCCCCGCCGAAGTCCGCGAAGCGGCCCGGGGAATGGGGTACGGAAGGATACGGCTGCTGTTCGAGGTCGAGCTGCCGCTGGCGCTGCCCGCGCTGCTGGCCGGCGTGCGCATCGCGACGGTGTCGACGGTGGCGCTGACCACGGTCGGCTCGGTGGTCGGCAAGGGCGGCCTGGGCAACCTCATAGGCGACGGCGTGCAGTCCACGTTCAAGGCGCAGGTGCTCACCGCCTCCGTGCTGTGCGTGCTGCTCGCGCTCGTGGCGGACCTGCTGCTGCTCGGCCTCCAGCGCCTGCTCACCCCGTGGACACGCATACGCACGACGGCGGGGGCGCGCTGA
- a CDS encoding ABC transporter permease codes for MGVMADAWTWLTTGSNWSGEDGAWHRLAEHAYVSGVALLVACAIALPLALWLGHIGRGGALAVNLSNVGRAVPVFAVLALLMLTPLRKEGYLPTIIALVLFAVPPLLTNAYVGMREVDRSVVEAARGMGMSGGQLFARVELPLAYPLIMIGVRSAAVQVVATATIASMVGLGGLGRIITAGFATYNTPQVVAGAILAALLALLVEGVLVVADRLFSPLRHRRAQGTTP; via the coding sequence ATGGGGGTCATGGCCGACGCCTGGACCTGGCTGACGACGGGGTCCAACTGGTCGGGCGAGGACGGCGCCTGGCACCGCCTGGCCGAGCACGCGTACGTGAGCGGTGTCGCGCTCCTGGTGGCCTGCGCCATCGCGCTGCCGCTGGCGCTGTGGCTCGGGCACATCGGGCGGGGCGGGGCGCTCGCGGTCAACCTGTCCAACGTGGGCCGGGCGGTGCCCGTCTTCGCGGTGCTCGCCCTGCTGATGCTCACCCCGCTGCGCAAGGAGGGGTACCTGCCGACGATCATCGCGCTGGTGCTCTTCGCGGTGCCGCCGCTGCTGACCAACGCGTACGTGGGCATGCGCGAGGTCGACCGGTCGGTGGTGGAGGCCGCGCGCGGGATGGGGATGTCGGGCGGCCAGCTGTTCGCCCGGGTCGAGCTGCCGCTCGCCTACCCGCTGATCATGATCGGGGTGCGGTCGGCCGCGGTGCAGGTGGTGGCGACGGCGACGATCGCCTCCATGGTGGGGCTCGGGGGCCTCGGCCGGATCATCACGGCCGGGTTCGCCACGTACAACACACCGCAGGTGGTCGCGGGGGCGATCCTCGCCGCGCTGCTCGCGTTGCTGGTCGAGGGCGTGCTGGTGGTGGCCGACCGGCTGTTCAGCCCGCTGCGCCACCGCCGCGCGCAGGGCACGACCCCGTAA